One part of the Macaca mulatta isolate MMU2019108-1 chromosome 6, T2T-MMU8v2.0, whole genome shotgun sequence genome encodes these proteins:
- the LOC698520 gene encoding glycine cleavage system H protein, mitochondrial — protein sequence MALRVVRSMRDLLCTLRAVRSPAAPCPLRPWQLGAGAVRTLRTRPALLSVRKFTEKHEWITTENGIGTVGISNFAQEALGDVVYCSLPEVGTKLNKQDEFGALESVKAASELYSPLSGEVTEINEALAENPGLVNKSCYEDGWLIKMTLSNPSELDELMSEEAYEKYIKSIEE from the coding sequence ATGGCGCTGCGAGTGGTGCGGAGCATGCGGGACCTGCTCTGCACCCTGCGCGCGGTCCGGTCACCCGCCGCGCCCTGCCCGCTGAGGCCCTGGCAGTTGGGGGCGGGCGCCGTCCGGACACTGCGCACGCGACCCGCTCTGCTCTCGGTGCGTAAATTCACAGAGAAACATGAATGGATAACAACAGAAAATGGTATTGGAACAGTGGGAATCAGCAATTTTGCACAGGAAGCATTGGGAGATGTCGTTTACTGTAGTCTACCTGAAGTTGGGACAAAATTGAACAAACAAGATGAGTTTGGTGCTTTGGAAAGTGTGAAAGCTGCTAGTGAACTCTATTCTCCTTTATCAGGAGAAGTAACTGAAATTAATGAAGCTCTTGCAGAAAATCCAGGACTTGTAAACAAATCTTGTTATGAAGATGGTTGGCTGATCAAGATGACACTGAGTAACCCTTCAGAACTAGATGAACTTATGAGTGAAGAAGCATATGAGAAATACATCAAATCTATTGAGGAGTGA